The Kribbella sp. HUAS MG21 genome includes the window GTGCGCGTACCGATCTGAGCGGGCTGACGGCGACCGAGGCCCAGGCACTGTTCCTGCTGGTCGGACCCGCGGCCTCGATCGCGCCGGACGCCAAGGCAGCGCTGCGCAAGCTCGTCCGCGCGCTGCCGGACACGTTCCGCGAGCACGCGCAGGCCGCGGCCGAGGCGGTCGTGATCGATCCGGCGCGCTGGGGCGCGCACGTGAAGGAACGTCCGGAGCTGGTCCGGCGCCTCCAGGACGCCGTCGTACGGCGGGAACGGTTCCGGCTCGTGTACTCCGGGCGTGGCCGCAGTACGTCGGAACGCGTCGTGGACCCGCTCGGGCTCGTGGACAAGGACGACGTCTGGTACCTCGTCGCGTGGACGGAGAAGGGACAGCGGACGTTCCGCGTGGACCGGGTGGTCGAGGCGGAGCCGACCGGTGCGGTGTTCGAGCGGCCGGCGGACTTCGACCTGTCGACGGCGTGGGCGGAGATCGTCGAGCGGATGGAGGAACGGCGATCGGGGCTGACGGCAACGGTGTTGATGGACGCGCGGTTCGTGTGGGTGATGCAGGACCGGCTCGGGCGGAACTGTGAGGTCGACGGTGCGGTCGGCGACCGGGTGCGGGTCAGGGTCACGGCGCCGACGCCGTTGATGATCGCGCAGGAGCTGGCCGGCTGGGGCGGGTCGATCGAGGTGCTCGGTCCGCCGTCGGTGCAGGCGGAGCTGGCGCGACTTGGCCGGGAATTGACGGACCGCTATGCGGGGATGGACCAATCCGGTGAGTAGGGTGCGATGGTTCATCGTGTCCCGATCGATCTTCAGGAATTTTCCGTGACCACATCCCCTCCCCAGCCGCCGCAGAACCCGTACTCCGGACAGCCCGCCGGCTACGGTCCGCCACCGCAGCAGTTCCCGCAGTACACCCAGCCGGGTCAGCAGCCCCAGCAGCCCGGCGCCGGTCAGCCCGGTGAGCAGTACGCCGGTCAGCCGGGTCAGTACCAGCAGCCGTACGGCGGCCAGCCCGTGCCGCAGTACCCGGGCCAGCAGCAGGCACCGCAGCAGCCCCAGTACCCCGGCCAGCAGCAGTACCCCGGCCAGGACGGTCAGTTCCAGCAGGGCCAGTCGTTCCCGCAGCAGGGCTTCGCTCCGCAGGGACAAATGGTCTGCCGGTTCTGCGGTGGCTACCCCGCGGTCAACGCGACGGTCCGCGGCCACCAGGGCCTTGTCATCCTGATGCGGTTCCTGAAGCTCGAGGGCCCGTTCTGCAAGACCTGCGGTACGGCGACCGTCCGGGACATGACGGCGAAGAGCATGTGGCAGGGCTGGTGGGGTATCGGCTCGGCGATCGTCAACCCGATCACGATGCTGATGAACATCGGCCCGAGCCAGCAGTTCAAGAACCTGCCCGAGCCCGCGCCGGGCCCCGGCCGCCCGATGAACCCGGGCAAGCCGCTGTTCCAGCGCCCCGCGATCCTCGGCCTGCTGCTCCCGGTCGCCCTGATCGGCCTGATCGTGTTCGCGAACCTGAACACGACCGAGTCGAAGGCCAAGGTAGGCGCCTGCGTGGTCAACAAGGGCAGCTCCGTCAACCCGGACGTGGAGGTCGTCGACTGCGCGTCCTCCGAGGCGGAGTACAAGATCGTCGAGAAGATCGACGACTCCACCGACGACAGCCAGTGCGGCCAGGACGCCGAGGCGTCGTACGTCTACCAGCGCAAGTCCACCAAGTACGTCCTCTGCCTGACCCCGGTCCGCTGACGAGCGCGGGGTCCCCCGGGACCCCGCCTACTCACCCGGCCAGCCCGGCGCCGCAGTCGCCGCGGTCCGCCCCACTCCGGTACGCCGCCACGCAACGGCCACGCCCGCGTTCGCACCGCGACACCTCGCGCGAACGCGGGCTCGGCGTGTTCGTCCGGTGTCATCGCCAGCGACAACTGCACCATCGGCGGTTCGATCCCCTCGGTCTGCGCGGCGACCAGCCGGCAATGCCCGTCGAGGACCAGCCAGCCGTCGAACCCACTCACCCACCACAACAGCACTGGTGCCAACGTCCCGTCCGCGGCCTGCTTCCGGTACGCCTTCACACGTCCCGCGTTCTCGGCGGGCAGCTCGCGCAGCGGCACCAACCCGTTCCATCCATCACCGAACCAGTCCAGGTACACCGACGGATGGTCCCGCACCAGATCACCACGCGTGCTGTACTGCGGAAGCCGGCGCGACTCCAACGTCTACCAACGCAAGCCCACCAAGTACGGCCTCTGCCTGGTCCCGGTCCGCTGAGGGCAGGCGTGCCGAAGAACGGGTAGTGGTCGGCCGACGGTGCCGGTCTCCCGCCTGCGAGGAGGTCTACCCGGTGCCGGGTCGGCACCACTACCTGTTCTTCGGTACAGCTCAGACGTAGTAGCCGTCCACCGGTACGCGTGCCTCGTCGTACAGGGCGGGGCCTTCCTGGGGGACCTCGGGGAAGTTGCCTGTTGGTTTCAGGCCGTTGAGTTGGTCGCCGGAGAGGGCGTAGACGACCTTGCCCAGGCCGGAGCGGGCGAGGGCTCCGCCGCACATGGGGCATGGTTGGCAGCTGGTGTACATGGTCGTGCCGGCCGCGACCTCCGGCGTGAGGTTCTGCGCGGCCCAGACGGCGAGTTTCAGCTCGGGGTGGAAGCTGATGTTGCCTTCGGTGATGGTCGTGTTCTGCGCCTCGGCCAGGACGGCGCCGTCGGGGCCGACCAGAAGGGAGCCGAACGGCGGGTCGCCGCCCTCGCGGGCCGCTGCGGCCAGGGCGATCGCGCGGCGCAGGAAGCCTTCGTCCTCAGGTGTCACATCGTCTCCAGTCATCGGTGCGCCGCGATCGTCGCGAGCGCCTGCCAGGCCGCCTCCGGCCGCTCCGTCTCGGCGGGGTCGCCCACGAACGGATCCAGTACGACGCTCTGCGCGCCGAGTTCCCGCAGCGTGTCGAGATCCCGCAGTACCTGCTCCAGCGAACCCTCCCCCGCGACCCGCGCGTCGTCCGGCAGCGGCTTGTCCGTCAGCCGGAGCAGGATCCGCGGCGCGAACGCCGGTACCGGCCGCCCGAGCGAGTCCGCGATCGCCCGCAGCTCCTCGAGCCCGTCGCGCAGGAAGTCGATGGTGTGCCGCAGCGGATGCCACGCGTCGCCGTACCGGACCGTCCGGCGCAGACCCGCGGTGGTCTTGCCGCCGATCCAGATCGGGATCGTACCGGTGCCGTAGTCCGCGGTGTCGGACCACGCGCGCCGCAGCTCGGCCAGTACCTCGTCGGTCTGCCGGCCGCGCCGGGCATGGTCCGCGCCGAGCGCCTCGAACTCCTGCCGCGCCCACCCGACGCCGACGCCGAGCACCAGCCGGCCGCCGCTGAGCGCGTTCAGGTTCGCCGCCATCCTTGCCGTCAGCAACGGATGCCGGTACGGCGCGATCAGCACGGTCGTGCCGAGCCGCATCCGCTCCGTGATTCCCGCCAGCCAGCTCAGGGTCGTGAATGGCTCGAAGAACGGCGCCGGGTACTGCTCGGCGACGTCCGGCGTGATCGCCACGTGGTCGGACACCATCAGCAGGTCGTAGCCGAGCCCTTCGACGACCCGCGCCCAGTTGCGCAGGCGGTCCGGGTTCGTCCCCGGCCCGAAGTTCGGCACGTTCACTCCAAGTTCCACGCCTCGAGACTATCCAGGCCGCACGCCTGTTCTGAAGAGAGTTCTCCCGGTGTCCAGGGACATGCACCGAGGATTCACCGGTAGATTGGCCTCATGACCGAGAGTCTCGACGCGACAGACTGGGCCATCCTCGGCGAGCTGCAGGAGGACGCCCGGCTGTCGCTCACCGAGCTCGGCCGGCGGGTGAACCTCAGCGCCTCCGCCACCACCGAGCGGGTCCGGCGGCTCGAGTCGATCGGTGTCATCACCGGCTACCGCGCCGAGCTCGACCTGACCAAAGTCGGGTACCCCGTGCTCGCCGTCGTCCGGCTCAAGTACCCGGGCAACAAGCACGAGCCGCTGCACCGCCTGCTCGAGCGGCGCGGCGAGATCCTCGAATGCCTGCGGACGACCGGCGACGACTGCTACACGCTGAAGGTCGCGGCCGCCTCGATGCCGCACCTCGAGGAGCTCGTGAACGAGCTGACCGACTTCGGCAGTACGACGACCAACCTGGTCTACTCGCAGACGCAGCGCTACCGCGGGCCCCAAAAGCCGGTGACCGAACACGCACAGGGATGAGACCGTTGCCCGGTGCTGACCGTCCTCGGTATCGATGTCTCCCCGGCCCTGCTCGAGCGATGGGTCGACTGGCTCGCGCCCGATGAGCAGCCGTTCTTCCTGACGACGAAGCAGGCGACGGCGTGGAAGTTGCCCGTCAGCGACCGGGAGCCGGGTCGCGAGGACCGCGACACCTACCGCGTGTACCGGATCGATCGGAAGGCAGCACGCACCATCTGGCTGAGCGAGCCGGCGTACGACGACCTGCCGAGGCCGACCCGGGCGGCGTTGGTCCGGGCGCAGGTGAACTACGACCGCGGCGCCGTTCCGACCGTGCGCGCCTGGTCCAAGATCCTGGGCCCGCAACTGCGGCAGCAAGCCGACGGGCACCGGTTCGTCTGGTGGAAGTCGTTGCTGCAAGCGCCTGAGCAGGTGCTGCCGGCGGTGGTGAGCGAGGACCTCAACCCGAGCCGGCACACGGAGGTCCGGAGTTGGCCGAAGCAGTTCCCGCGCGTCCGCGAGCTGGCCGGAACGTTCGCCGACGGCAGCGGCCCGAACTGCTTCGGTACCGTCATGGCAGCCAGTGGTGTCGAGGGCGCCGAGACCGTCTGGATGGTGCGCGAACCGTTCGAGGAATGGCTCGCGAACCACACGGTGCCCGGCGGGAAGGACGCCGTACCCGGCACGGTGTTCGTCTGGCGTGACGCTGCGAGGCTCGTCCAGCACGCGGCGCTGACGATCGGCGACGGGTGGATGCTGCACAA containing:
- a CDS encoding toxin-antitoxin system, toxin component; the protein is MTTSPPQPPQNPYSGQPAGYGPPPQQFPQYTQPGQQPQQPGAGQPGEQYAGQPGQYQQPYGGQPVPQYPGQQQAPQQPQYPGQQQYPGQDGQFQQGQSFPQQGFAPQGQMVCRFCGGYPAVNATVRGHQGLVILMRFLKLEGPFCKTCGTATVRDMTAKSMWQGWWGIGSAIVNPITMLMNIGPSQQFKNLPEPAPGPGRPMNPGKPLFQRPAILGLLLPVALIGLIVFANLNTTESKAKVGACVVNKGSSVNPDVEVVDCASSEAEYKIVEKIDDSTDDSQCGQDAEASYVYQRKSTKYVLCLTPVR
- a CDS encoding Lrp/AsnC family transcriptional regulator encodes the protein MTESLDATDWAILGELQEDARLSLTELGRRVNLSASATTERVRRLESIGVITGYRAELDLTKVGYPVLAVVRLKYPGNKHEPLHRLLERRGEILECLRTTGDDCYTLKVAAASMPHLEELVNELTDFGSTTTNLVYSQTQRYRGPQKPVTEHAQG
- a CDS encoding LLM class flavin-dependent oxidoreductase is translated as MELGVNVPNFGPGTNPDRLRNWARVVEGLGYDLLMVSDHVAITPDVAEQYPAPFFEPFTTLSWLAGITERMRLGTTVLIAPYRHPLLTARMAANLNALSGGRLVLGVGVGWARQEFEALGADHARRGRQTDEVLAELRRAWSDTADYGTGTIPIWIGGKTTAGLRRTVRYGDAWHPLRHTIDFLRDGLEELRAIADSLGRPVPAFAPRILLRLTDKPLPDDARVAGEGSLEQVLRDLDTLRELGAQSVVLDPFVGDPAETERPEAAWQALATIAAHR
- a CDS encoding nucleoside deaminase codes for the protein MTPEDEGFLRRAIALAAAAREGGDPPFGSLLVGPDGAVLAEAQNTTITEGNISFHPELKLAVWAAQNLTPEVAAGTTMYTSCQPCPMCGGALARSGLGKVVYALSGDQLNGLKPTGNFPEVPQEGPALYDEARVPVDGYYV
- a CDS encoding YafY family protein; this encodes MRADRLVAVLLLMQARGRVTAAEVAAELEISVATARRDLEALSTAGIPVHPQPGRNGGWQLIGGARTDLSGLTATEAQALFLLVGPAASIAPDAKAALRKLVRALPDTFREHAQAAAEAVVIDPARWGAHVKERPELVRRLQDAVVRRERFRLVYSGRGRSTSERVVDPLGLVDKDDVWYLVAWTEKGQRTFRVDRVVEAEPTGAVFERPADFDLSTAWAEIVERMEERRSGLTATVLMDARFVWVMQDRLGRNCEVDGAVGDRVRVRVTAPTPLMIAQELAGWGGSIEVLGPPSVQAELARLGRELTDRYAGMDQSGE